AGACACTGCTTTTCAAAGGCTTCGTGCTGGGTTTTATTTTTTCCGTCATCATGGTGCCGGGAGCCTTCTGGTGCGTGCAGGTGACGCGGCAGCATGGTCTCAGGTCGGGACTGGCGGTCGTCTGGGGCATTACGCTTGGGCAGGCGGTGTGGATCGCCGTGGCCATCGCGTTGATGGGGGTGCTTTCCCTGCTGCCTTTAAGGATGCAGCTGGACTGGGTTTTTCGCACGGCTGCGGCTGCGTTGATGCTCTACATGAGCCTGATGCTCCTGCGTGCCCGTAAGGCCGAGAGCCTGGCCTGCCCGAGCTTGCCGGGCGGGAGACGGCGGATCTTTCGCGGTACGCTGGCGGTTTCGCTAGGCATGCCGATGC
This genomic interval from Ruficoccus sp. ZRK36 contains the following:
- a CDS encoding LysE family transporter, yielding METLLFKGFVLGFIFSVIMVPGAFWCVQVTRQHGLRSGLAVVWGITLGQAVWIAVAIALMGVLSLLPLRMQLDWVFRTAAAALMLYMSLMLLRARKAESLACPSLPGGRRRIFRGTLAVSLGMPMRFFGYMAFCVAANLGVHPGGVTGSVFVVVGAIIGTLLWWLYLVGLAVLFGKRVPERITLRSLNKLSRLGSIVLILVCVLTVLPLLARGG